A segment of the Rhizobium sp. ZPR4 genome:
CTTGCAGCACGCCGACGGCCATATCATCATCCTGGCACCAGACGACGTCGATCTTCGGGAACTTCGTCAGGTAGTCCTGCATGACCTTGAAGGCATCGTCGCGGTTCCAGTTGCCATACTGGCGGTCGAGAACCTTGACGTTCGAGCCGGCAATGCCCTTGTCGAAGCCGTCCTGACGCTGCTGGTCGATCGGGATCGGCAGGCCGCGGATTATGACGACCTGAGCGTCCGGAGTGTTCTTCTTGATGTATTCGCCGGCGGTCTGGCCAAGCGCCGGATTGTTGCCGGCGACATAGAGGTCACGGACGGAATTGTCGTTGTTGCTCGGCGCACGGTCGACGAGCGTCACGAACTTGCCCTTGTCCTTGACTTCCTTGATGGCGTTGACCAGCGGGTCCGGATCGGACGGCAGGATCACGAGAGCATCGATGCCCTGGGTCTCGAGATCCTGAACCGCGTTGGCCTGGCTTGCCGCGTCCGGCGAGGTCTTGACGATAACGTTCAGCCCCGGATGCTCCGCCATCAGCAGCTTGGCGACACGCTCGGCATGGAACACCACGCCCGAGGTCCAGCCATGATCGGCTGCCGGAATGGAAACACCGATCGTCACCTTCTTGTCTGCGGCATGCACGGTACCGGCCAGAGCCGCCATTACGACAGCCACGCCCAATAGTCTTTTTCGCATGTTATCCTCCCACAAAGAAACAGGGCCTTGTTCTGACGACCGGGCGCCCCCTAACCCGGTTATTCGCTATTTGCGAGCCAGCGAGCGCTGAACCAGCATGGCGATGATGATGATCGCACCCTGGATGGCGCTGAGCAGATACTCGCTGATGAAATTGGAAAGCAGCATGATGTTGCCGACGAGCTCGAGAATGAAGGCGCCGCAGATCGTGCCCCATACCCTGCCCGCGCCGCCTTTCAGCGCCGTGCCGCCAACGACGACGGCGGTGATTGCCTGCAACTCCCACAGGCTGCCCGTCGTCGCCGAGGTCGAACCAAGCCGCGGCACATAGAGAAGCACGGCGACCGCCACGCAAAGACCCTGGATAACGAAGGCGACCGTGCGCACGCGGTTGACCGCCACGCCGGAATAACGGGCAACGTCACGGTTGGAGCCAACGGCAATCACATGCCGTCCATAGCGGGTGCGGTAGAGAATGAAGGCGGCGATGCAGGTGACGACGAGGATGACCACGATCGGCACCGGAACGCCGAGCACCGTGCCGTAATAGGCGGGCTTGTAGAGCGCCTGAATATCCGCCGGCCTCAGGGTGATCGCGCCGCCCTGTGACAGCCAGGTCGTCAAGCCACGATAGACGCCCATGGTGCCGAGCGTCGCGATGAATGGCTCGATCTTGCCCATGGTCGTAATCAGCCCGTTGGCGAGGCCGCACAGGAGACCGGCAATGATCGAGAACAACACGGCTGCCGCCAGCATCATGGTGGGGTCGGCGATGACGCCCGAGTTCATGAACAGGATCATCAGGCTCGCGACAAAGGCGACCATCGCGCCGACGGACAAATCGAGATCGCCGGCCGAAATGACGAAGGTCGCGCCGACCGCGATGATGGCGATGAAAGCGCATCGCGTTGCGACATTGGTAAGATTGGTAATGCCGATGAAATTCGGATTGACCAGTGCGCCCACGATCAGAAGCAGCACCAGGGCTGCAAACGGCGCAACGGCCCTAAGATCGACATCCCGCCAGGAACGCCCTCGCCGACCGGCCTTGCCGCTGCTGTCTTCGCCCACGCTCATAACCAAAACCAACCTCCCGTCCCATGATTGCAGGGAATTCGCCCTGCTCTCCGCCGCCCTTTCAGGCAGCCGTCTTTTTCTTCAGGCCCGCCGCATAACGCATGATTTCCTGCTCGGAGATTTCCTCGCCTTCGAGCACACCAACAATCCGCCCCTCACGCATGACAGCGATCCGCGTGCACAGTCCGATGACTTCAGGCATCTCCGAAGAGACGACGATGATCGAATGACCGTCGCGCGCCAGCGCCGAAATGAAATGATAGATCTGCTGCTTCGTGCCGACATCGATGCCGCGCGTCGGCTCGTCGATGATGATGATCTGCGGCTCGGTCTCCATGACCTTCGCCAGCAGCAGCTTCTGCTGATTGCCGCCGGACATGCGGCCGGCAACGATATTGCCGTCACGCACCCGGATGTCGAAGCGACGGCGCGCCCGCGTCAGTGCATTGGCCTCGCTGGAGGCGCTGAGATAACCGAACTTGCCATGCCGATCGAGCGATTGCAGCGTCAGGTTGACGGCCATGCCCGAATTCAGCAGCAGACCCTTGGATTTCCGATCCTTCGTCATATAGGCAAGACCGGCGCCGATCGCCGCATGCACATCATGCGGCGGCACGGTCTGACCGTTGGCGATGACTTCCCCGGATGCGCGCGAGCGCAGCCCGACGATCGCCTCCATCAGCTCCGTCCGGCCCGAGCCGATCATGCCGGAAAAGCCAAGAATCTCACCCTTGCGCAGCTCGAAACTCGCATCATGGACATAGCCGGTCGAAAGCGAGCTGACGCTGAGCACGACGTTCTCGTCAACATCGGGCTCGTTCTTGGCGGGATAGAGGCTGGAAAGTTCGCGCCCGACCATCAGCTGGGCGATCGATTCGCCGTCGAGCAATGAGGTCGGCGATGTTTTCACCCACTGGCCATCGCGCAAGACCGTAACGCGATCGGTCAACTCCATGACCTCATCGAGCTTGTGGGAAACGAAGACGAAACTCGTTCCTTGATCGCGCAGCTTGCGCACCTGCTTGAAGAGGAAATTGGTTTCCTCGCGCGAGAGAACCGCAGTCGGCTCGTCCATGAAGACGATGCGTGCATCGCGACTGATCGCCTTGGCGATCTCGACCATCTGCTTGTCGGCGATCGAGAGTGAGCTGATCATCGCATTCTCGTCAACATGCGAGCCAAGCAGATCGAGCACGCGCCGCGTTTCCGCCCGCATGTACTTGCGATCGAGCACGCCGAAGCGCGTGACTTCACGGCCGAGAAACAGGCTTTCGGTGACGGTCAGATGCTCAGCGAGATTGAATTCCTGGTGGATGATGACGATCCCGAGCGCTTCCGCAGCACCATTCGGCGGCAGCTTCACCGGCTTGCCGTCAAGGAGGATTTCGCCTGATGTCGGCTGCTCGAAACCGGACAGGACCTTGACGAGCGTCGACTTGCCGGCGCCGTTTTCGCCCATCAGCGCATGGATTTCGCCGGCCCGAAGATCGAAGTTGACGCTGAACAGCACCTGCACGCCGCTGAAGGATTTGGATACCCCTCTCGCAGACAGCACGACAGCACCGTCGACGGCTTCCGAACTCATTGAATCCTCCCTGCGGTCCCACCCGCTTTTCATGCTGTGTAAACCTTTACATAACCTGTGTAAAGGTTTACATCATTGGATATCGCACAATTTCTCGCCGTTACCTTTGACCTCCACGTAAGTCTGTGTAGTCTCCAACCCGAGACGAGACCCCAAGGCAGAGCGCAGTGTCGAATTCCACGCCCGCAACTATCGAAGACGTCGCCCGCATTGCCAATGTTTCGATAGCAACGGTTTCGCGGGCCATCCACACACCGGAGAAAGTCGCCAATTCGACGCGGCTGAAGGTCAATCAGGCCATCGCCGTGACCGGTTATACCACCAATGCCATGGCGCGCAGCCTGAGGCTCGGCCGTTCGAACATGATTCTGGTCGTCGCCCCCGATATCGGCGACCCCAATTTCTCCAATATTCTCATCGGCCTGGAGAACGAGGCACGTTCGCACGGCTATGGCATCCTCATCGGCCACACCCAGAACGATGCGCAGCGCGGACTGGAATATCTGAAGTTCCTGAACTCCAACCAGGCGGCGGGGCTGATCCTCTTCACCGGCATCCTGCCCTTCGGGCACCAGACGATGACGGCACGGCTGCCGCCGAGCGTCGGCGTCTTCGAACCGGTCTTCAATGGCGGCATTCCCTATGTCGGCGTCGACGATATCGCCGGCGCGCGCAAGGCCGTCGACCTTTTGATTGCCGAAGGTCACCGCAAGATCGCCTTCATCGGCGATTCCCGCACCCGTCTTGCCTACAGCCGCCGGCGCATGGGCTATGAAGCCGGGCTGGATGCCGCCGGCATCGGCCGCGATCTACGCATCGTGCTCGAAGGAGATGGCACCATCGAAAGCGGACGGCTTGCCGTCGAGCAGCTCTTCATGCGCGACACGCTGCCGACAGCCTTCATGTGCGTCAACGACCAGACCGCGATCGGCGTGATGATCGGCCTGAAGACACGCGGCTACGACATTCCCGAGGATTTTTCGGTGACCGGCTTCGACGACGTGCCGCAGGCCGTCTTCATGACGCCGTCGCTGACGACGATCCGGCAGCCGCGTACCGCCATCGGCAAGCATGCGATGGCGCTGCTGCTGGAACTGCTTTCGGATGGCGAACCACCCGAGACGGAGATCCTGCTGCGGCCGGATCTGGTCGTGCGAAACTCGGTTGCGGCTCCGGCACGCCTCCGGCGATAGGCAGGCGCCGCGATGCCGCTCGGCAGAATCACCCTCTACGTCCGCGATGTCGAAGCAACGCTGAGTTTTTACGAGAGATATTTCGGCTTCAAGCCACTGCGTCTGGAGGGCGATCGGATCGTCGAGCTGCTGGCGCAGGATGGCGGTGCCAATCTGCTGATCCATCCGGCAGGCAAAGCGCAGAAAATGGGCCAGGTACTGGTAAAACTGGTCTTCGACGTCGAGCACGTCGAAGTTTTCCACGCGAGATGCGCCGATGACGGGCTCGTATTCGGCCCCTTGCACCAGGCTGACGGTTATGTCTTCGCCAATGCCAAGGCCCCCTCAGGGAATCCCATAGCCATTTCCAGCCGTGCCTTCAGACTGAAATCGGGAGACGATGAAGCACCGCCTCCCGAACCTGTCGATCAAACGTAGCGATTGACGATGTTTTCGAGCAGTTCCTGCTTGCCGGACTTCGGCTGCGGGTTGACGTCCTTGGTTTCGACCCACTGGGCGATCTGATCGAGCGAATATTCGCCGCGCAGAAGCTTCTGGCCTTCGGCGGAATCCCAGCCGGCGTAACGATCGGCGAGCGGCTTGGAGAGCGCCTTGTCCTCGATCATCTTGGCAGCAGCCTTCAGGCCGCGAGCGCAGCAATCCATGCCGCCGATGTGGCCGATGAGCAGATCTTCCGGGTCGAGCGACTGACGGCGCAGCTTGGCGTCGAAGTTCGTACCGCCCGACTTGAAACCGCCGCCTGCCAGAACCTGGTAATAGGCCAGCGTCATTTCCGGAACGTTGTTCGGGAACTGGTCGGTATCCCAGCCGGACTGGTAGTCGTTGCGGTTCATGTCGATCGAACCGAAGATGCCGAGTGCATTGGCAAGCGCCAGCTCGTGCTCGAAGGAATGGCCGGCGAGGATCGCGTGACCCTGCTCGATGTTGACCTTCACTTCGTTTTCGAGGCCGTTCTTTTTCAGGAAGCCGTAAACCGTGGCGACATCGTAATCATACTGGTGCTTGGTCGGCTCCTGCGGCTTCGGCTCGATCAGGATCGTACCCTTGAAGCCGATCTTGTGCTTGTACTCGACGACGAGATTGAGGAAGCGGCCCATCTGGTCCAGCTCGCGCGACAGATCGGTATTGAGCAGCGTCTCATAGCCTTCGCGACCACCCCAGAGGACGTAGTTTTCGCCGCCGAGCTTGTGCGTGGCGTCCATGCAGGTCTTCACGGTCGCAGCCGAGAAGGCGAAGACGTCCGGATCGGGATTGGTCGCGGCGCCCGACATGAAGCGACGGTTGGAGAAAAGGTTCGCCGTGCCCCAGAGAAGCTTGACGCCGGTATCGGCCTGCTTCTGCGCGAAGTAGTCGACGATCTCGTTGAGGTTCTTGGTGTTCTCGGCAAAATTCTTGCCTTCCGGACGCACGTCGGCATCGTGGAAGCAATAGTAGGGCGAACCAAGCAGGCTGAAGAATTCGAAGGCGACGTCAGCCTTCAGCTTGGCTGCTTCCATCGTCTCGTTGAACCAGGGACGAAGGAAGGTCTGGCCGCCGAAGGGATCGCCGCCCGGCCAGGTGAAGGTGTGCCAATAGGCAACGGCGAAACGCAAATGGTCTTCCATGCGCTTGCCGGCAACGACCTCGTCCTTGTTGTAGTAACGGAAGGCCAGCGGATTGGTGCTGTCGGGGCCCTCGTATTTGATCTTGCTGATATCGCCGAAAAATCCGGTGCTCATAGTGTGTCTCCTTGGGTTTTGGTATTCGCATGTTGTTGTTCGTACCGTGCGGCGTTGCCCCTCTCCCCGCTCGTGGGGAGAGGAGACGACCTCCATACCCTCGCGTGCTTCAGAGGCGAGAGGGACGGTGGAGGTACGCCCATCCCCTTCTCCCCGTACCAACGGGGAGAAGGTGGCCGACAGGCCGATGAGGGGCTCACCCAAACGCTATTTCAATGCGCCGACAGCGGCTTGATCGCCGGGTAAACCGCCCGATAGCGCTTGTAGGCATCCGCATAGGCATCCGTCAGCGGCGCCACGGGATCGATGGTGCCGGCCGTCTGTGGCGGGGTGCAGACTGCAACGGGGTCAGCCCCGGTAGCCGCAATCAGGCCGAGACGCGCAGCGCCGAAGGCCGCACCGAAATCGCCGTCCGCCGGCAGGTCGACAGGCACGCCGAGCGCGGTTGCAATCGAGGCAAGCCAGTAGCGCGAGCGCGAGCCGCCGCCGATCGCCGTCACGCGTGCAATATCGGTGCCGGCCGAGCGCAGCGCTTCCAGATTGTCGCGAATAGCGAAGGACACGCCTTCGAGCACGGCTTGCGTCAGCACGGCGCGGCCGCTTTCATGGCCGAGGCCAATGAAGGCGCCGCGGATCGTCGCGTCATTGTGTGGCGTGCGCTCGCCCGAGAGATAGGGAAGGAAGGTGACGCTCGTCGGCGCTTTCAGCGTTTCGCCAAGCTCGGTGGTGAGTTCAGCCGCTGACTTGCCCGTGACATGCGAATGCCAGTTGAGCGCATCGGTCGCCGACAGGATAACGCCCATCTGGTGCCAGGTGTTCGGCAGCGCGTGGCAGAATGCATGAACAGCACTTTCCGGCTTCGGCAGATAGGAACCATTGGCCGCAAAGAGCACGCCAGACGTGCCGAGCGAAACAAAGGCGGCGCCATGGCTGACCGTGCCCATGCCACAAGCCGAGGCTGCATTGTCCCCTGCCCCGCCGGCAACGACGACATCGCCGCCGATACCCCATTTCGAGGCCAGCTCGCCACGCAGCTTGCCGGCAACTTCGGTACCTTCGACGAGTGTCGGCATCTGCTTCTCATCGAGATTGGTCGCCGCCAAAAGCTCGGCAGACCATTTGCGCTTGCCGGTATCGAGCCAGGACGTGCCGGCGGAATCGGACATTTCAGACATATGCTCGCCGGTCAGCCAGAGACGCAGATAATCCTTCGGCAGCAGCACCCAGCGCACCTTGGCGAAGACATCCGGCTCGTTCTTGGCGACCCATGCAAGCTTCGGCGCGGTGAAGCCGGGGAAGACGATGTTACCGGTCAGAGCCCGAAAGCGCGGATCGGCGTCAAGCGCTGCCGCCTCGTGATAGCTGCGGGTATCGTTCCAGAGGATGCAGGGACGCAGCACCTTGTCGTCGGCATCGAGCAGCGTCGCGCCATGCATCTGACCGGAAAGGCCGATGCCGCGCACGGCCGCCAGCTCCTTCGGATGCGCCGCTTTCAGCCCGGCAACAGCCTCTTCGGTCGCACGGATCCAGTGGGCAGGATCCTGCTCCGACCAGCCCGGATGCGGGCGCGAGACATCGAGGTCGCCATGGGCGGAACCGATGATCTTCTGATTGCCGTCGATCAGCATGGCTTTGACGCCGGAGGTTCCGAGATCGAGACCCAAATACATCAGATGTTACTCCCTATGCTCTGCCGCGTTCGAATGTTCAGGGCAGATTGTCCTTCAAGAAAATGTCGAGACGTATGCGCTCCTGATCGGCAATGACAGCCTGGCCGTCGGCGGTTGCCTTCATGACGCGGATGGCGCTGCGGACCTCGTGGCCGGCATCCTGATTGAGGACGGCATCGATCGTACCATCCATCAGCGCTGCCCGCGTATGCTGCGTCAGCTCATGCACGACAACAGTCAGTTCGCGCGCAGGCCGGACGGTCTTCAAGGCTGTGATCAGACCCCTGTTGCCGGCGCCCAAACTGTAGATGCCGATGATATCCTTGCTTTCCGAGAGCGCCTTGGAAACGAGCGTTTTCGTTCGCTCGGGATCGTCACGCCCTTCCAGCACAGGCAGCAGCCGCAGCTTGGGAAACTCTTCCGCCATCACGGCGGAAAAGCCCTGCAGGCGCTCGCGATGGTCCCGCACCAGCATGGAACCGGCAAGAACAGTGAGATCGCCCTCACGGCCGCCGAGGAACCGCCCAAGCAGCCTGGCAGCGGTGCGGCCCGCGGCGATGTTGTCGATGCCGGCATAGTGATGCCTGGTGGAATCGGTGAGGTCAGAGACCAGCGTAACGACGGGAATGCGTTCCGACACGAGGCGGTCGACGGCAACTCTGACCTCAGGCGCATCCGTCGCCACCAGGGCGATGCCCGCAATATCCTGCCCCTGCAAGGCATCCAGTACAGCAACCAGCGCCGGCACATCGAAAGGCGGCACTTCGACAATGCGGATGTCGGTGCGCTCTATGCTGGCCCGCAAGGTTGCCTGATGCACCTCGAACCGCAGCCCGTGCATGAAGGAATTATCGCCTGTCGGCACGATGAAAACGAGAGGATAGATGCGGCCCTTGGCCAGATTGGCGGCAGCGACAT
Coding sequences within it:
- the xylA gene encoding xylose isomerase, with product MSTGFFGDISKIKYEGPDSTNPLAFRYYNKDEVVAGKRMEDHLRFAVAYWHTFTWPGGDPFGGQTFLRPWFNETMEAAKLKADVAFEFFSLLGSPYYCFHDADVRPEGKNFAENTKNLNEIVDYFAQKQADTGVKLLWGTANLFSNRRFMSGAATNPDPDVFAFSAATVKTCMDATHKLGGENYVLWGGREGYETLLNTDLSRELDQMGRFLNLVVEYKHKIGFKGTILIEPKPQEPTKHQYDYDVATVYGFLKKNGLENEVKVNIEQGHAILAGHSFEHELALANALGIFGSIDMNRNDYQSGWDTDQFPNNVPEMTLAYYQVLAGGGFKSGGTNFDAKLRRQSLDPEDLLIGHIGGMDCCARGLKAAAKMIEDKALSKPLADRYAGWDSAEGQKLLRGEYSLDQIAQWVETKDVNPQPKSGKQELLENIVNRYV
- a CDS encoding LacI family DNA-binding transcriptional regulator, which produces MRPTVHDIAAAAGVSLATVDRVLNQRPGVRLVTREKVEAAIRQIGYIRDVAAANLAKGRIYPLVFIVPTGDNSFMHGLRFEVHQATLRASIERTDIRIVEVPPFDVPALVAVLDALQGQDIAGIALVATDAPEVRVAVDRLVSERIPVVTLVSDLTDSTRHHYAGIDNIAAGRTAARLLGRFLGGREGDLTVLAGSMLVRDHRERLQGFSAVMAEEFPKLRLLPVLEGRDDPERTKTLVSKALSESKDIIGIYSLGAGNRGLITALKTVRPARELTVVVHELTQHTRAALMDGTIDAVLNQDAGHEVRSAIRVMKATADGQAVIADQERIRLDIFLKDNLP
- a CDS encoding substrate-binding domain-containing protein, with product MRKRLLGVAVVMAALAGTVHAADKKVTIGVSIPAADHGWTSGVVFHAERVAKLLMAEHPGLNVIVKTSPDAASQANAVQDLETQGIDALVILPSDPDPLVNAIKEVKDKGKFVTLVDRAPSNNDNSVRDLYVAGNNPALGQTAGEYIKKNTPDAQVVIIRGLPIPIDQQRQDGFDKGIAGSNVKVLDRQYGNWNRDDAFKVMQDYLTKFPKIDVVWCQDDDMAVGVLQAIEQAKRTDIKYVIAGAGSKDMIKKVMDGDKLIPVDVLYPPAMVGTAMELTAANFYDQVPVRGNYILDATLVTKDNAKDFYFPDSPF
- a CDS encoding ABC transporter permease is translated as MSVGEDSSGKAGRRGRSWRDVDLRAVAPFAALVLLLIVGALVNPNFIGITNLTNVATRCAFIAIIAVGATFVISAGDLDLSVGAMVAFVASLMILFMNSGVIADPTMMLAAAVLFSIIAGLLCGLANGLITTMGKIEPFIATLGTMGVYRGLTTWLSQGGAITLRPADIQALYKPAYYGTVLGVPVPIVVILVVTCIAAFILYRTRYGRHVIAVGSNRDVARYSGVAVNRVRTVAFVIQGLCVAVAVLLYVPRLGSTSATTGSLWELQAITAVVVGGTALKGGAGRVWGTICGAFILELVGNIMLLSNFISEYLLSAIQGAIIIIAMLVQRSLARK
- a CDS encoding VOC family protein codes for the protein MPLGRITLYVRDVEATLSFYERYFGFKPLRLEGDRIVELLAQDGGANLLIHPAGKAQKMGQVLVKLVFDVEHVEVFHARCADDGLVFGPLHQADGYVFANAKAPSGNPIAISSRAFRLKSGDDEAPPPEPVDQT
- a CDS encoding LacI family DNA-binding transcriptional regulator, with amino-acid sequence MSNSTPATIEDVARIANVSIATVSRAIHTPEKVANSTRLKVNQAIAVTGYTTNAMARSLRLGRSNMILVVAPDIGDPNFSNILIGLENEARSHGYGILIGHTQNDAQRGLEYLKFLNSNQAAGLILFTGILPFGHQTMTARLPPSVGVFEPVFNGGIPYVGVDDIAGARKAVDLLIAEGHRKIAFIGDSRTRLAYSRRRMGYEAGLDAAGIGRDLRIVLEGDGTIESGRLAVEQLFMRDTLPTAFMCVNDQTAIGVMIGLKTRGYDIPEDFSVTGFDDVPQAVFMTPSLTTIRQPRTAIGKHAMALLLELLSDGEPPETEILLRPDLVVRNSVAAPARLRR
- the xylB gene encoding xylulokinase produces the protein MYLGLDLGTSGVKAMLIDGNQKIIGSAHGDLDVSRPHPGWSEQDPAHWIRATEEAVAGLKAAHPKELAAVRGIGLSGQMHGATLLDADDKVLRPCILWNDTRSYHEAAALDADPRFRALTGNIVFPGFTAPKLAWVAKNEPDVFAKVRWVLLPKDYLRLWLTGEHMSEMSDSAGTSWLDTGKRKWSAELLAATNLDEKQMPTLVEGTEVAGKLRGELASKWGIGGDVVVAGGAGDNAASACGMGTVSHGAAFVSLGTSGVLFAANGSYLPKPESAVHAFCHALPNTWHQMGVILSATDALNWHSHVTGKSAAELTTELGETLKAPTSVTFLPYLSGERTPHNDATIRGAFIGLGHESGRAVLTQAVLEGVSFAIRDNLEALRSAGTDIARVTAIGGGSRSRYWLASIATALGVPVDLPADGDFGAAFGAARLGLIAATGADPVAVCTPPQTAGTIDPVAPLTDAYADAYKRYRAVYPAIKPLSAH
- a CDS encoding sugar ABC transporter ATP-binding protein gives rise to the protein MSSEAVDGAVVLSARGVSKSFSGVQVLFSVNFDLRAGEIHALMGENGAGKSTLVKVLSGFEQPTSGEILLDGKPVKLPPNGAAEALGIVIIHQEFNLAEHLTVTESLFLGREVTRFGVLDRKYMRAETRRVLDLLGSHVDENAMISSLSIADKQMVEIAKAISRDARIVFMDEPTAVLSREETNFLFKQVRKLRDQGTSFVFVSHKLDEVMELTDRVTVLRDGQWVKTSPTSLLDGESIAQLMVGRELSSLYPAKNEPDVDENVVLSVSSLSTGYVHDASFELRKGEILGFSGMIGSGRTELMEAIVGLRSRASGEVIANGQTVPPHDVHAAIGAGLAYMTKDRKSKGLLLNSGMAVNLTLQSLDRHGKFGYLSASSEANALTRARRRFDIRVRDGNIVAGRMSGGNQQKLLLAKVMETEPQIIIIDEPTRGIDVGTKQQIYHFISALARDGHSIIVVSSEMPEVIGLCTRIAVMREGRIVGVLEGEEISEQEIMRYAAGLKKKTAA